The Methanosarcina barkeri MS DNA window TATTCCCAGGTCATTCCGCCCCTTTCCAGCGTGATGTTATTGCTGGGTACAAAGGCAGCGTTACAGGGCTCTGCCAGAAAGGCAGGTATAAAAAGGGTTATTATCAGAAAACCGGTTAAAAAAAGATTGTATGCTTTCAAGGCGCTCAACTCATTTTTTAGTTTTTTAGTTTTCTGACTTTTTGCTAACCTTTACATTCTTCATCTTTTAGTCCCGGCTCATTTTCTCTTTATTTTCAACTTATCTTCATTTATTCTCTATTTAGTTTTCTCTTTATTTTCAACTTCATTTTCTCTTTATCTTTCGGTTTTTACTTTGTTGTAATTTCGCAGCCATCCTGGGTTACTATTATGGTGTGTTCTGCCTGGGCTACAAGCCCTCCTGAACTTTCGAGAAGTACAGGATAAGGGCGAATAATTCCTGTTTTTTCGAGCTGGAGTAATACGAAATCCAGTTTGTCGGATTTGAGCCAGCGTTTTGCAAAAGGCAATTCCCTATATTCTTCAACCTGTTTCAGGACATTCCGGACTGCAGGCAAACGGACCGGTTTTTTCCTTATAAGGCTGTATATCTCGGCCCAGTTCCCATCATGGACAGTACCGACTCCATCCGTTGCAAAGGGCTCGATTGCAAGCACATCTCCTTCTTTTAAAATTGCTCCTCCTTCCACATGTCGGTTAGGAACAGAAGGATCATCGTGGGCTTCGTACTGAGAAAGCCCGTGGCCTGTCAGGTTTATTATCGGGTTTAGTCCGTTACTGCGAATGCTGTCCTCAATTGAAGCTCCTAATTCTCCTGTAGAAACTCCTGGCTTTGCAAGTTCAATGGCTGCGGCGAGAGCTTCTTCGGCGGCTTTCTTGATGTCGGAGTTTCCGGATAAGTCAACAGTTACAGCCGAGTCTGCAACATATCCGTCCACATGGACCCCGAGGTCCAGCTTAACCATATCCTTTCCAAAAACGTCAGTATCTCCGATCTTTGGGGTTGCATGTGCAGCCTCTTGATTCCTTGAAATATTGCAGGGAAAAGCAGGCCTGCCTCCCAGCTCTATAGTCCGGTTTTCAATAAAATCTGCAACTTGAAGCAGACTATTCCCTACCTTGACCATTTCTACGGCTTCGGTTCTGACAGTTTTCAGGATCTTGCCTGCTTCCCTGTATTTCTCAAGGATATCTTGCTTATTGTGCACATTATCGGTCATATTACCCCTTTTAAATGGTTTATTGAAATCTTATCGAAATCTTATTGGACTCTTATTAGAACTCATGGTAATTTATTAAAATTTTACTGGAAAGTACTGAAACTTTGACAGTTTTCCTGAGTGTGTTTCTTATGTAAATCTTTAATTCTCGATTTGAATCGATGCTTTTCAATTCAAATGGATCATTTTTGATTTTAACAGATATTTTTTAGATTTTAACAGATATTTTTAGATTTTAATAGATATTTTTTGATTCAAACGGATAATCTTTCATTTTAACAGACTATCTTCGATTTGAGCAAGTTATATATTGTTATTAAAATATAAAAATATAACAAATCCTTTCAATTGTAAATCTTTTATACTACAAATCTCTTTTCCAGCCCTGTAAAGTTCTGATATCCATTTTCAGTGACCAGGACCATATCTTCTATTCGTATTCCTCCAATTTCAGGATAATACAGGCCAGGCTCAAGAGTGATTACATTGCCTGCCTCAAGTAAGGTCCCGTTTTCTCCGACTCCTGGGAGTTCATGTATGTCAAGCCCTACTCCATGTCCTGTTGAGTGAATAAACCCTACCTTTGCACCACTTCGGTAGGTATCATAACCGTGTGCCTCAAAGAAATCGCAGACAGCGTTATGCACATCGGATGCCTTTACTCCGGGCTTAACCATTTCAAAGCCTTTTTTCTGGGCTGCAAGTACAGTTTCGTACATCTTTTTAAGCTCTTCCGAAGCTTTTCCGTGCAAGACTGTGCGCGTCATATCCGCAAAATAGCGTTTCGTTTTGCTCCGCGGAAAAATATCCAAGATAACTGGGGCATTTGCTCTCAGAGGTCCGTCCGTAGTTCCATGAGGGTTTGCCGTATCCTTGCCGCATGAAACTATTGTCTCCTCGGCTTCGCACCCATAATCAAGAAGGGTATGATCTATAACCGAAAGTACTTTAGCTCCTGTTAGTACCTCTCCTGCGTGATAGAGGAAGCCATCCCTTTCTTCTGCTCCTGATATCAAGGCTATTGCAGCTTCCATAGCTTTTTCTCCGGCCATCTGGGCGTACTTTATGGATTCAATTTCTTCCGGACTTTTCAAGCTCCTGATTTTTCGGAACGGGCTTTTTATTGGGACTACGGAAAAGCCCGCTTCTGTGAGGAAGTTTGATTCGAATATCGGGAAATCGTAAGGCACTGCGACTTTCTTAATCCCTTCTCCTGCAAGCAGCTCGGATATGCAGGCTGCATAGGCAATAGATGAATCTTTTTTCTCCTTCATCTTCTCTCTGTAGCCCAGGTCCTGCAATGTCTTTATTGTCGAAACCCTTGACTCGATCTCGGCTCTCCCTTTTTCCATATCCGAAATAAAAAGTATCTCTTTTCCTTCGTCGGTTTGCAGGTATGCAAAATCGTCGGAAGCCAGGAAGCGGGTTACGTAATAAATATCTGAATTGTGAAGGTCCCCTGTCATAAGATAGGCATCGGTTCCTGCCTCTTCAAGGGCCTTCTTTATACTGAACTCTGGTTCGGTCATGCAGGGTAATTCTAGCTTTGTGCATAAAGGTCTTATTGTCAGGTCTTCTTTCCTTCCATCCGTAAGATTTCTTCTTTTATTTCATAGTTTAAAATGAAAAGCTCTTCAAGCATCTCAAAATAACGGTTAAGAGAGGCTGTCATTTCATCCGAAAACCTGAGAAAGCACGCATATCTTCTTCTTCCCAGCTCGTTTACCCAGGCTTTATTCTCAGGTTCTCCTTCCTCGATTTCCCAGAAAATCTCGGTAACGCAGCCAAGGATTCTTCGAACGCTTGAGGTCAGTTCCTTTCGAATTTTTTCTTTTTTAAATTCCATGTAGTCCCTTGAAATATCCGGCTGAAACAGTGCGTTTCTATGAATCCAGTAATCGCCGTGGTTAAGATGAGTTTCTACAATATCTGAAATTTTGAGGGACAGCTCCTTAAGGTCTAATTTTGATTTCCCGGCCTTGTTGTTATGAAATTTTAAGTTCTCAGGAAAAACTGCGTTTTCCGGAGATTGCACTGCTATTTCAATTTCTCTTTGAATCCATTCGGAGGTGAATTTTTTGGTAGCTTCAATAAAAGAGAGGGTTTCAAACTCCATTTTTTCTCTGGTATCTTCTAACTTTTCCTGTATGCTGTCCAGTTCTTCCTGGGAATCGTCAGATACAACAGATTCAACTTCCATCTTTCATTCTTCCAACTCTATCTTTCCAACTCTACCTTTTTTCGCAGTAATTAATAATTCAATTTTTTTAGCTGTTACGTTTACTTTAAATACTGTTCGTATAATTTGAGAATTTATATAAATTCAGATAAGTTTATAATATATCTGTTAAATAATATATCTGTTA harbors:
- a CDS encoding M24 family metallopeptidase gives rise to the protein MTEPEFSIKKALEEAGTDAYLMTGDLHNSDIYYVTRFLASDDFAYLQTDEGKEILFISDMEKGRAEIESRVSTIKTLQDLGYREKMKEKKDSSIAYAACISELLAGEGIKKVAVPYDFPIFESNFLTEAGFSVVPIKSPFRKIRSLKSPEEIESIKYAQMAGEKAMEAAIALISGAEERDGFLYHAGEVLTGAKVLSVIDHTLLDYGCEAEETIVSCGKDTANPHGTTDGPLRANAPVILDIFPRSKTKRYFADMTRTVLHGKASEELKKMYETVLAAQKKGFEMVKPGVKASDVHNAVCDFFEAHGYDTYRSGAKVGFIHSTGHGVGLDIHELPGVGENGTLLEAGNVITLEPGLYYPEIGGIRIEDMVLVTENGYQNFTGLEKRFVV
- the map gene encoding type II methionyl aminopeptidase — protein: MTDNVHNKQDILEKYREAGKILKTVRTEAVEMVKVGNSLLQVADFIENRTIELGGRPAFPCNISRNQEAAHATPKIGDTDVFGKDMVKLDLGVHVDGYVADSAVTVDLSGNSDIKKAAEEALAAAIELAKPGVSTGELGASIEDSIRSNGLNPIINLTGHGLSQYEAHDDPSVPNRHVEGGAILKEGDVLAIEPFATDGVGTVHDGNWAEIYSLIRKKPVRLPAVRNVLKQVEEYRELPFAKRWLKSDKLDFVLLQLEKTGIIRPYPVLLESSGGLVAQAEHTIIVTQDGCEITTK